A genomic region of Eschrichtius robustus isolate mEscRob2 chromosome 21, mEscRob2.pri, whole genome shotgun sequence contains the following coding sequences:
- the DCTN6 gene encoding dynactin subunit 6 — protein sequence MAEKTQKSVKIAPGAVVCVESEIRGDVTIGPRTVIHPKARIIAEAGPIVIGEGNLIEEQALIINAHPENITPDAEDPEPKPMIIGTNNVFEVGCYSQAMKIGDNNVIESKAYVGRNVILTSGCIIGACCNLNTFEVIPENTVIYGTDCLRRVQTERPQPQTLQLDFLMKILPNYHHLKKTMKGSSTPVKN from the exons ATGGCGGAAAAGACTCAAAAAAG TGTGAAGATTGCACCTGGAGCAGTTGTGTGCGTAGAGAGTGAAATCAGGGGTGATGTAACTATAG GACCCAGGACAGTGATCCACCCTAAAGCACGAATCATCGCGGAAGCCGGGCCCATAGTGATCGGCGAAGGTAACCTAATAGAAGAACAGGCGCTCATCATAAATGC TCACCCTGAAAACATCACTCCTGATGCCGAAGATCCAGAGCCCAAACCTATGATCATTGGCACCAATAATGTGTTTGAAGTTGGCTGTT ATTCCCAAGCCATGAAAATAGGAGATAATAATGTTATTGAATCAAAAG CGTATGTAGGCAGAAACGTAATATTGACAAGTGGTTGCATCATCGGGGCCTGTTGCAACCTGAACACGTTTGAAGTCATCCCTGAGAACACAGTGATTTATGGCACAGACTGCCTTCGTCGGGTGCAGACTGAGCGACCACAG CCCCAGACACTACAGCTGGATTTCCTGATGAAAATCTTGCCAAACTACCATCACCTAAAGAAGACTATGAAAGGAAGCTCAACTCCAGTTAAGAACTAA